The following is a genomic window from Nocardioides thalensis.
CTGCGGGTGATGCCGCTGACCCTGCAGAACATCCAGCTGGCGCGCACGCCCGACAACAAGCTGCCCGTGGTCCTCGACCCGGTCGCCCTCGACCCGACGGGCTTCCTCCTCCGGGAGGTGTGCGAGTCCGGCGCGATCGCGGACGCGGTCTGCGACCTGCTGCTGAGCCTCGACCCGCTCGGGCGCCCCGCGCCCGCCACGCAGGGAGGATCCCGATGAAGGGGCTGCGCACCATCACCGGCGCGGTGCTGGCCGGTGCGGTCGTGGTGACCGCCACCGGCTGCGGCACCACGATGCGCGACCTGCCGATCCCCGGCACCGGGGTGTCGGGCGACACGGTGCAGCTCAACGCCGAGTTCGACGACGCGCTCAACCTCGCCGAGGGCGCACCGGTGAAGGTCAACGGCGTCGACAGCGGCAAGGTCACCGGGATCACGGTCGACGACTTCGTCGCGCACGTGACCATGGACCTCAAGGAGGACGCGCAGGTCAGGGAGGGAGCGACCGCGCGGCTCCGCTACACCACGCCGCTCGGCGAGCTGTTCATCGACGTCGACAACCCGAGCGAGGGCGAGGTGCTGGCCGACGACGCGACGCTCGAGCTGCCGGAGACGGAGACGGCTCCGACGGTCGAGGACGCGCTCGCGCAGGCATCCCTGCTGATCAACGGAGGCGGGCTCGACCAGCTGCGGATCATCACCGACGAGCTCAACACCGCGCTGGGCGGCAACGAGGAGAACATCCGGGGCCTCCTCGACCGCGCCAACACGTTCCTGACCGAGGCCAACGCCACGACCGGGAGCATCGACGCGGTGCTCAACTCCCTCAACTCGCTGTCGAGCACGCTCTCCGCGCGGGAGGACACGATCAACCGCGCGATGCGGGAGATCCGTCCGGCAGCTGCGGTGCTGCGCAGGGCGACGCCCGACCTCACCCGCCTCCTGCAGGCGGTGGAGCGGTTCTCGTCGGCGGCCAACGACACCGTCAACGCCACCCGCACCCAGCTGCTCAACCTGCTGAGCGAGGTCGAGCCGGTGCTCGCCGAGCTCGCCAAGAACCGCGGCCGGTTCGCCGCGATGCTCCGCTCGATCCAGCGCGCGGCCGACGTGGCGAAGCAGGCGATCCCGACCGAGTTCCTCAACGTCAACCTCGACCTGCACATCGACGGCATCACCGGCGGCGGGCCGCTCGGCGACCTGCTCGGGCTGCTCGACACCCTGGGCGTGGTGCTGCCCGTCGACGAGCTCAACGACATCCTCGAGGACCTCGGCCTCGGGGGACTCCTCGACGGCATCCTCGGCGACGGGGG
Proteins encoded in this region:
- a CDS encoding MCE family protein is translated as MKGLRTITGAVLAGAVVVTATGCGTTMRDLPIPGTGVSGDTVQLNAEFDDALNLAEGAPVKVNGVDSGKVTGITVDDFVAHVTMDLKEDAQVREGATARLRYTTPLGELFIDVDNPSEGEVLADDATLELPETETAPTVEDALAQASLLINGGGLDQLRIITDELNTALGGNEENIRGLLDRANTFLTEANATTGSIDAVLNSLNSLSSTLSAREDTINRAMREIRPAAAVLRRATPDLTRLLQAVERFSSAANDTVNATRTQLLNLLSEVEPVLAELAKNRGRFAAMLRSIQRAADVAKQAIPTEFLNVNLDLHIDGITGGGPLGDLLGLLDTLGVVLPVDELNDILEDLGLGGLLDGILGDGGLLGGGRQSDPGRTGGAGGGDDGSGGADGGLLGLDGLLGGLTGGGA